From Salinirubellus salinus, the proteins below share one genomic window:
- a CDS encoding ferritin-like domain-containing protein — MSLSYPVASDHQLARLLQIGMVLEEVVEARAHQHHERLDDELDEPTIELLKEAAEESAGHRAQLERLVDELDADPVAYEEIEQLVAARYEPDTNTDGVLYDQLANEETAYKFYDDLIGAIESSDVRFGVDREHLLEVLRGIREDEADGVERVTKLMEARE, encoded by the coding sequence GTGAGCCTCTCGTACCCCGTCGCGTCGGACCACCAGCTCGCACGGCTCCTCCAGATCGGGATGGTGCTGGAGGAGGTGGTCGAGGCCCGCGCCCACCAGCACCACGAGCGACTGGACGACGAGCTGGACGAGCCGACCATCGAACTGCTGAAGGAGGCCGCCGAGGAGTCGGCCGGGCACCGAGCCCAGCTGGAACGACTGGTCGACGAACTCGACGCCGACCCGGTCGCCTACGAGGAGATCGAGCAGCTGGTGGCCGCACGCTACGAGCCCGACACGAACACCGACGGGGTGCTGTACGACCAGCTCGCCAACGAGGAGACGGCCTACAAGTTCTACGACGACCTCATCGGAGCCATCGAGAGCTCCGACGTCAGGTTCGGCGTGGACCGCGAGCACCTGCTCGAGGTGCTCCGGGGTATCCGCGAGGACGAGGCCGACGGCGTCGAACGAGTCACGAAACTGATGGAGGCACGCGAATGA
- a CDS encoding arylsulfatase has protein sequence MPEREFHGHIGRTYDESEPWWPEETRAPEDAPNVLLITLDDVGFGQLGCYGGLIDTPNIDRLAENGLRYNNFHTTALCSPTRSCLMTGRNHHSNGMAAITEVSTGFPGYNGHIPHENGMVSEALVEEGYSTYALGKWHLTPAESTSAAGPYDQWPLNRGYERFYGFLGGDTDQYTPALIHDNHQTEPPARPEEGYHLTEDLAQRAIEFIGDAKQVDPDKPFFTYFCPGACHAPHQVPEEYIEKYEGEFDMGWDQAREQILEQQKKAGVVPEDTELSPQNEDVQRWDSLSEDEQRLYSRMMEVFAGFLEHADAQIGKVLDYLEELGELDNTLVMLVSDNGASAEGGPTGSVDENRFFNNVPEDLEENLEAMDDLGGPEYFNHYPWGWTWAGNTPFRRWKRETYRGGASDPLVVSWPEGIDARGEVREQFVHAIDVAPTIYEAVGIDPPEEVKGYSQSPIEGTSFAYTFDEPDAPEQHVTQYFEMLGTRAIYHDGWRAVRPWPFGEPMTTEALSATTIEDSGWELYHVEEDFAEANDVASEHPEKVLELAQLWWTEAGKHDVLPLDGRSVQRFAEARPQPGKPREQYVYHPGGQYIPENAAVKVFNRDHSITADLTIPVGGAEGALLAHGSRSGGYSLYVTDNRLVYVHNYVGVDEYEVVADEPLPEGDVSVRMEFEATGEPDLSTGKGVPGTVRLFYDDRQVGEGEVPVTTPITTGLTAGLSCGKDSVNAVTDVYREQTPFAFTGDIARVTVDVSGEPFVHEEAELDRIMARE, from the coding sequence ATGCCAGAACGAGAATTTCACGGCCACATCGGCCGTACGTACGACGAATCGGAACCGTGGTGGCCCGAGGAGACTCGCGCCCCCGAGGACGCCCCGAACGTCCTGCTGATTACCCTCGACGACGTCGGCTTCGGCCAGCTGGGCTGTTACGGCGGCCTCATCGACACGCCGAACATCGACCGCCTCGCCGAGAACGGGCTGCGGTACAACAACTTCCACACGACGGCGCTCTGCTCGCCGACGCGCTCGTGCCTGATGACCGGCCGGAACCACCACTCGAACGGGATGGCCGCCATCACCGAGGTTTCAACGGGCTTCCCCGGCTACAACGGGCACATCCCCCACGAGAACGGGATGGTCTCGGAGGCCCTCGTCGAAGAGGGCTACAGCACCTACGCGCTCGGCAAGTGGCACCTCACCCCCGCCGAATCGACGAGCGCCGCCGGCCCCTACGACCAGTGGCCGCTCAACCGCGGCTACGAGCGGTTCTACGGCTTCCTCGGCGGCGACACCGACCAGTACACGCCGGCGCTGATCCACGACAATCACCAGACCGAGCCCCCAGCACGACCGGAGGAGGGCTACCACCTCACGGAGGACCTCGCCCAGCGCGCCATCGAGTTCATCGGCGACGCCAAGCAGGTCGACCCCGACAAACCCTTCTTCACGTACTTCTGTCCGGGCGCCTGTCACGCCCCCCACCAGGTCCCCGAGGAGTACATCGAGAAGTACGAGGGCGAGTTCGACATGGGCTGGGACCAGGCTCGCGAGCAGATCCTCGAACAGCAGAAGAAGGCCGGCGTCGTCCCCGAGGACACCGAACTCTCGCCGCAGAACGAGGACGTCCAGCGCTGGGACTCGCTCTCCGAGGACGAACAGCGCCTCTACAGTCGGATGATGGAGGTGTTCGCCGGGTTCCTCGAACACGCCGACGCGCAGATCGGGAAGGTACTCGACTACCTCGAGGAACTCGGCGAACTGGACAACACGCTCGTGATGCTGGTCTCGGACAACGGTGCCAGCGCAGAGGGCGGCCCGACCGGCTCCGTCGACGAGAACCGCTTCTTCAACAACGTCCCCGAGGACCTCGAGGAGAACCTCGAAGCGATGGACGACCTCGGCGGCCCCGAGTACTTCAACCACTACCCGTGGGGGTGGACGTGGGCCGGGAACACGCCGTTCCGTCGCTGGAAGCGAGAGACCTACCGCGGCGGCGCGAGCGACCCGCTCGTCGTCTCGTGGCCCGAGGGAATCGACGCCCGTGGCGAGGTGCGCGAGCAGTTCGTCCACGCCATCGACGTCGCCCCGACCATCTACGAGGCGGTCGGCATCGACCCGCCGGAGGAGGTCAAGGGCTACTCTCAGTCGCCCATCGAGGGGACGAGTTTCGCCTACACCTTCGACGAACCCGACGCCCCCGAACAGCACGTCACCCAGTACTTCGAGATGCTCGGCACCCGAGCGATCTACCACGACGGCTGGCGCGCCGTCCGCCCGTGGCCGTTCGGCGAGCCGATGACCACCGAGGCCCTCTCGGCGACCACCATAGAGGACTCGGGCTGGGAGCTCTACCACGTCGAGGAGGACTTCGCGGAGGCGAACGACGTGGCGAGCGAACACCCGGAGAAGGTGCTCGAACTCGCCCAGCTCTGGTGGACCGAAGCCGGCAAGCACGACGTGCTGCCGCTCGACGGCCGCAGCGTCCAGCGCTTCGCCGAGGCCCGCCCCCAACCCGGGAAACCGCGCGAGCAGTACGTCTACCACCCCGGCGGCCAATACATCCCCGAGAACGCCGCGGTCAAGGTGTTCAACCGCGACCACAGCATCACCGCCGACCTGACGATTCCGGTCGGTGGTGCGGAAGGCGCCCTGCTCGCGCACGGGAGCCGGTCGGGCGGCTACAGTCTGTACGTGACGGACAACCGCCTCGTGTACGTCCACAACTACGTCGGCGTCGACGAGTACGAGGTGGTCGCCGACGAGCCGCTTCCGGAGGGCGACGTGTCGGTCCGCATGGAGTTCGAGGCGACCGGTGAACCGGATCTCTCGACCGGCAAGGGCGTCCCCGGGACCGTCCGGTTGTTCTACGACGACCGGCAGGTCGGCGAAGGCGAGGTGCCCGTCACGACCCCCATCACGACCGGCCTCACCGCCGGGTTGAGCTGTGGGAAGGACAGCGTGAACGCCGTCACCGATGTCTACCGCGAGCAGACGCCGTTCGCGTTCACGGGCGATATCGCGCGCGTCACGGTGGACGTCAGCGGTGAGCCGTTCGTCCACGAGGAGGCCGAACTGGACCGTATCATGGCGAGAGAGTGA
- a CDS encoding metal-dependent transcriptional regulator — translation MNTQNQYLKAIYLVQRQEDGPASTGKVADRLGVSPASANEMIGKLEERGLADHEKYKGVSLTDDGIRMARSALETYCIIERFLVEVLEVEDDFRMEARQLESVIDERVGERLDTIIDRSPNCPDCFDAEADVCSLLCEDLGLEVSEPAD, via the coding sequence GTGAACACGCAGAACCAGTACCTGAAGGCGATTTACCTCGTCCAGCGACAGGAGGACGGCCCCGCCTCGACCGGGAAGGTGGCCGACCGGCTCGGCGTCTCACCCGCGAGTGCGAACGAGATGATCGGGAAGCTCGAGGAGCGCGGTCTCGCCGACCACGAGAAGTACAAGGGCGTCTCGCTGACCGACGACGGCATCCGGATGGCCCGCTCGGCGCTGGAGACCTACTGCATCATCGAGCGGTTCCTCGTCGAGGTGCTGGAGGTCGAGGACGACTTCCGGATGGAGGCCCGCCAGCTCGAGAGCGTCATCGACGAGCGGGTCGGCGAGCGACTGGACACCATCATCGACCGGTCGCCGAACTGCCCGGACTGCTTCGACGCCGAGGCGGACGTCTGCTCGCTGCTCTGTGAGGACCTCGGGCTGGAGGTGAGCGAACCGGCCGACTGA
- a CDS encoding bile acid:sodium symporter family protein, translating into MAVVLESLATLSVLVFVVTSMLAMGLSLTVGQILDPLGDLRLVAKALVANFVLVPIVAYLILLMIPLTEAQSVGLILLATAAGAPFLPKLVEVAKADVAFGVGLMVLLMVVTVAYVPIVLPFLLPGVQVNPLEIASSLVVLMLLPLAAGLFVNARYGDTAERLQPTVNQVSTTALVFLVVLMLVLNFETLLSVVGTGVLVAFAILIAVSLAVGWLLGGPAAETRPVLGLGTAQRNVAAALVVGAANFDDPNVVVMLVVGATLMGLLIVLAGELGRRTGRQQPLPITEEATYED; encoded by the coding sequence ATGGCCGTCGTCCTGGAATCGCTCGCGACGCTGTCGGTGCTCGTGTTCGTCGTCACCAGCATGCTGGCGATGGGGCTCAGCCTCACCGTCGGCCAGATACTCGACCCGCTCGGTGACCTGCGGCTCGTGGCGAAGGCGCTGGTCGCCAACTTCGTCCTCGTCCCCATCGTCGCGTACCTGATACTCCTCATGATTCCACTCACGGAGGCACAGTCGGTCGGGCTGATACTGCTGGCGACGGCCGCGGGCGCACCGTTCCTCCCGAAACTCGTTGAGGTGGCGAAGGCCGACGTGGCCTTCGGCGTCGGCCTGATGGTGCTCCTGATGGTGGTGACGGTCGCGTACGTCCCCATCGTGCTCCCGTTCCTCCTGCCCGGCGTGCAGGTGAACCCACTGGAGATCGCCAGTTCGCTCGTCGTCCTGATGCTCCTGCCGCTGGCCGCCGGCCTGTTCGTGAACGCCCGCTACGGCGACACGGCCGAGCGCCTCCAGCCGACCGTGAACCAGGTGTCCACCACCGCGCTCGTGTTTCTGGTGGTGCTGATGCTGGTCCTCAACTTCGAGACGCTACTCAGCGTCGTCGGGACCGGGGTCCTCGTCGCGTTCGCGATACTCATCGCCGTCTCGCTCGCCGTGGGCTGGCTGCTGGGTGGACCGGCGGCGGAGACCAGGCCGGTACTCGGACTCGGCACGGCACAGCGGAACGTCGCCGCCGCGCTCGTGGTCGGGGCGGCGAACTTCGACGACCCGAACGTCGTCGTGATGCTCGTCGTCGGGGCGACGCTGATGGGCCTGCTCATCGTCCTCGCGGGCGAACTGGGACGACGCACCGGGCGACAGCAGCCGTTGCCAATCACAGAGGAGGCGACCTATGAGGACTGA
- a CDS encoding DUF1254 domain-containing protein has translation MATAIDPKIESLAEDAYLYGLQQVIFYETRYNYTQKEDSDVYVGINRWDRPNDGQPITADFEEIVTPNATTLYAMAFLDLQEEPVVVEMPEVTDRYFSLQMMDQYGQYFHFAGNQFDGTDARSYLILPDRYEGLVPGEFPTTDVVDAPTKTVFAIVRYALHDPTDDAEVAHVNDLQERSTITPLGEWLENDHAGVPQAERSVVPGDYATVPRMDDLTTRQVEKQTAEDFFTLLDLVLNDPSMSLVDDSLAEREMLDRLAAVGIGPGMDFEWSALDGPTQEALTTGVQNGFETVKRTGRERLQEVNGWMSFGAVRRGAFRTDWLTRAVLADFGWGGPDWIGSHTAFWGFTDANGDPLDGSKRYTITFDLDDLPPATQFWSIPIYDEQGYFVDNELDRYSVNSFMLDEGRLHVDGGELVVYVQHERPSDPDAAENWLPAPEEGFRFTARFYGPRWSLIDGSYEMPPVVPEAE, from the coding sequence ATGGCAACTGCTATCGACCCCAAGATCGAATCGCTCGCCGAAGACGCGTACCTGTACGGCCTCCAACAGGTCATCTTCTACGAGACACGCTACAATTACACCCAGAAGGAGGACAGCGACGTCTACGTCGGTATCAACCGGTGGGACCGGCCCAACGACGGCCAGCCGATAACGGCCGACTTCGAGGAGATCGTCACACCGAACGCGACCACGCTCTACGCGATGGCGTTCCTCGACCTCCAGGAGGAGCCGGTCGTCGTCGAGATGCCCGAGGTCACGGACCGGTACTTCTCGCTCCAGATGATGGACCAGTACGGGCAGTACTTCCACTTCGCTGGTAACCAGTTCGACGGCACCGACGCCCGGTCGTACCTTATACTGCCGGACAGGTACGAGGGGCTGGTTCCGGGCGAGTTCCCCACGACCGACGTCGTCGACGCACCGACGAAGACCGTCTTCGCCATCGTCCGCTACGCGCTCCACGATCCGACCGACGACGCCGAAGTCGCCCACGTCAACGACCTCCAGGAGCGGTCGACCATCACCCCGCTGGGCGAGTGGCTCGAGAACGACCACGCGGGCGTGCCACAGGCGGAACGGTCGGTCGTCCCAGGGGACTACGCGACGGTCCCGCGGATGGACGACCTCACGACCCGGCAGGTCGAGAAACAGACCGCGGAGGACTTCTTCACCCTCCTCGACCTCGTCCTGAACGACCCGAGCATGTCGCTCGTCGACGATTCGCTGGCGGAGCGAGAGATGCTCGACCGGCTGGCAGCGGTCGGCATCGGGCCGGGGATGGACTTCGAGTGGTCGGCACTCGACGGCCCCACGCAAGAGGCGTTGACCACCGGGGTCCAGAACGGCTTCGAGACGGTCAAGCGGACGGGCCGAGAGCGGCTCCAGGAGGTGAACGGCTGGATGTCGTTCGGAGCCGTTCGACGGGGGGCCTTCCGGACCGACTGGCTGACCCGCGCGGTCCTCGCCGACTTCGGCTGGGGCGGGCCGGACTGGATCGGCTCGCACACCGCGTTCTGGGGTTTCACCGACGCGAACGGCGACCCGCTGGACGGGTCGAAGCGCTACACCATCACGTTCGACCTGGACGACCTCCCGCCAGCGACCCAGTTCTGGTCGATACCCATCTACGACGAGCAGGGCTACTTCGTCGACAACGAACTCGACCGCTACAGCGTCAACTCGTTCATGCTCGACGAGGGGAGGCTCCACGTCGACGGCGGCGAACTCGTCGTCTACGTCCAGCACGAGAGACCGAGCGACCCCGATGCGGCGGAGAACTGGCTCCCGGCGCCCGAAGAGGGCTTCCGCTTCACGGCCCGGTTCTACGGCCCGCGCTGGTCGCTGATCGACGGGTCGTACGAGATGCCCCCGGTGGTCCCCGAGGCGGAGTGA
- a CDS encoding bile acid:sodium symporter family protein, with amino-acid sequence MLSALGPVVDALFLVLGRLQGLLVVISIVCIMAAMGTQLTRGDVLRTIREYALVTRWLVANLLAVPLFALVLGVVFGLPEPILVGLLLVAVAPGAPFIPQLVAMTGANSHEATRLTAALTIVATMTVPLLVAFTLALLDVDTRFAPWRFLLPLLVVLVVPLFVGGYLRDRRPAFASALAPRLTALSNLTLLAALVVVPLLDPGATLRVFATLLGTGALLVMAVFVLLTILVGWVVGGPTRQNRRILALGTAGRNVNVALFIATGAFPASEADASIVAFAVVMLVVSLLVVWFWRRSPLAERVGPTAEQG; translated from the coding sequence GTGCTGTCGGCCCTCGGTCCAGTCGTCGACGCGCTGTTCCTCGTGCTGGGCCGTCTCCAGGGGCTCCTCGTCGTGATCTCCATCGTGTGCATCATGGCCGCGATGGGGACCCAGTTGACCCGCGGCGACGTCCTTCGAACCATCCGGGAGTACGCCCTCGTCACGCGCTGGCTGGTCGCGAACCTGCTCGCGGTCCCCCTGTTCGCGCTCGTCCTCGGCGTCGTGTTCGGCCTCCCAGAACCCATCCTCGTCGGCCTGTTGCTCGTCGCCGTCGCGCCCGGTGCGCCGTTCATCCCGCAGCTCGTCGCGATGACCGGCGCGAACTCCCACGAGGCGACCCGGCTGACCGCCGCCCTCACCATCGTCGCCACGATGACCGTGCCGCTGTTGGTCGCGTTCACGCTGGCGCTGCTCGACGTCGATACCCGCTTCGCACCCTGGCGGTTCCTCCTCCCGCTGCTGGTGGTACTCGTGGTCCCGCTGTTCGTCGGTGGGTACCTTCGAGACCGGAGGCCGGCGTTCGCATCGGCACTCGCTCCCCGACTCACGGCACTCTCCAACCTGACGCTGCTCGCGGCGCTCGTCGTCGTGCCGCTCTTGGACCCCGGAGCGACGCTCCGCGTGTTCGCCACGCTGCTCGGGACGGGGGCGCTGCTCGTGATGGCGGTGTTCGTGCTGCTGACGATCCTCGTCGGGTGGGTCGTGGGCGGGCCGACTCGCCAGAACCGACGGATACTCGCACTCGGGACGGCGGGGCGGAACGTCAACGTCGCGCTGTTCATCGCGACGGGTGCGTTCCCCGCCTCGGAGGCGGACGCCAGCATCGTCGCGTTCGCCGTGGTCATGCTGGTCGTGTCACTGCTCGTCGTCTGGTTCTGGCGGCGGAGCCCACTCGCCGAGCGCGTCGGACCGACCGCCGAGCAAGGATGA